TTTTTTCTTTACATTTATCTACAAAATATGGTATAATAAATTCCGAACTTTGGAACTTAACGGATGGAGGTGAATTATGTGCAGAATTATAGCCATTGCTAATCAAAAAGGTGGTTGTGGAAAAACGACCACAGCCGTAAATCTGGCGACGGCGTTAGCTAATCTTAACCGGAAGGTATTACTTATTGACTTTGACCCGCAGGGAAACGCATCACTTCACATGGGAATTAAAATTTATGACTTACAAAAATCAATGTATGATGTTTTAGTTGACCCGGAGAAAACAGTAAAAGATGTCGTTATGCCTACGGAAATTAAAGGATTGGATATAGCTCCGGCAAATATTGAACTATCCGGGGCAGAGATAGAATTGGTCAATGTTATTGGTCGTGAATCGGCACTTAAAGATAGTATGGATAACATAGATAAAGACTATGATTATATCCTTCTCGATTGTCCACCTTCTTTGGGACTTTTAACCTTAAATGCCTTTACGACCGCTCAAGAAGTGCTCATCCCGGTTCAAACAGAATATTTTGCATTAGAGGGAATGAAAAAGTTATTAAAAACAATTGATGTCGTGACTAAAAGACTAAATCATACCTTAAAAATATGTGGTGTCCTTGCCACGCTGTATGATTCTCGAACAAATCTAAGTGAGGCTATTTATAAAAAAATCAAAGAACATTTTAAAGATATGGTGTTTAATACAAAAATCCGTAAGAATGTCCGATTAGCCGAGGCGCCATCTTTTGGTCTCCCGATTGAAAAATATGCTCCTAATTCCTTTGGAGCACAAGATTATCATAAATTAGCAAAAGAGGTGATTAGTTATGAGTAAAAGAGCTGTTTTAGGTAAAGGAGCAGAATCTATATTTGAAATTACAACATTTGAAAAGAAAGAACCACATCTTAAATCTGTTAGATTGCCTAAATTTAAAACCTTTGAAGTAAAATTGTCTATCTTGCTTCGAACAGACCAATTAGAATTTCTGACAGAATTAGAGCGAAAAATAA
This portion of the bacterium genome encodes:
- a CDS encoding AAA family ATPase gives rise to the protein MCRIIAIANQKGGCGKTTTAVNLATALANLNRKVLLIDFDPQGNASLHMGIKIYDLQKSMYDVLVDPEKTVKDVVMPTEIKGLDIAPANIELSGAEIELVNVIGRESALKDSMDNIDKDYDYILLDCPPSLGLLTLNAFTTAQEVLIPVQTEYFALEGMKKLLKTIDVVTKRLNHTLKICGVLATLYDSRTNLSEAIYKKIKEHFKDMVFNTKIRKNVRLAEAPSFGLPIEKYAPNSFGAQDYHKLAKEVISYE